Proteins encoded in a region of the Hypanus sabinus isolate sHypSab1 unplaced genomic scaffold, sHypSab1.hap1 scaffold_756, whole genome shotgun sequence genome:
- the LOC132390066 gene encoding zinc finger protein 850-like: MAHQQVHTGERPFTCSDCGKAFTISSHLLRHQSVHTGERPFTCSDCGKAFTISSHLLRHQSVHTGEWPFTCSDCGKGFTCSSNLKEHQRVHTGERPFTCSDCGKGFTSLSQLKVHQRVHTGERPFTCSDCGKGFTCSSNLKEHQRVHTGERPFTCSDCGKGFTSSSHLKVHQRVHTGERLFTCSDCGKGFTSSSQLKVHQRVHTGERPFTCSECGKGFTCSSKLKVHQRVHTGDWPFTCSDCGRGFTSSSQLKVHQRVHTGERPFTCSDCGKGFTYSSQLKVHQRVHTGDRPFTCSDCGKGFTKSSQLLRHQSQVHTGERPFTCSDCGKAFTISSHLLRHQSVHTGERPFTCSDCGKAFTISSHLLRHQSVHTGEWPFTCSDCGKGFTCSSNLKEHQRVHTGERPFTCSDCGKGFTSLSQLKVHQRVHTGERPFTCSDCGKGFTCSSNLKEHQRVHTGERPFTCSDCGKGFTSSSHLKVHQRVHTGERLFTCSDCGKGFTSSSQLKVHQRVHTGERPFTCSECGKGFTCSSKLKVHQRVHTGDWPFTCSDCGRGFTSSSQLKVHQRVHTGERPFTCSDCGKGFTYSSQLKVHQRVHTGDRPFTCSVCGKGFTRSSTLMAHQRVHTGEQPFTCSECGKGFTCSSKLNEHQRVHTGERPFTCSDCGKGFSKSSDLLSHQSVHTGERPFTCSDCGKGFTCSSELKVHHRAHTGERPFTCSDCGKGFTRPSHLQLHRSVHTGEWPFTCSVCGKGFTCSSKLKEHQRVHTGERPFTCSDCGKGFTSLPQLKIHQRVHTGERPFTCSECGKGFTKSSYLLIHQSVHNGEWPFTCSDCGKGFTQSSKLKLHQRVHTGEWPFTCSECGKGFIKSSHLQLHRSVHTGERPFTCSDCGKGFTCSSKLKIHQRVHTGERPFTCSVCGKGFTQSSELKVHRRVHTGERPFTCSDCGKGFTRSSELKVHQRVHTGERPFTCSDCGKGFTKSSHVLRHQSLHSGERPFTCSDCGKGFTCSSQMKVHQRVHTGERPFTCSDCGKGFTCSSKLKEHQRVHTGVWPFTCSDCGKGFTCSSKLKVHQRVHTGVWPFTCSDCGKGFTSSSQLKVHQRVHTGERPFTCSDLGKGFTCSSELKVHQRVHTGERPFTCSECGKGFTKSSNLLSHQSVHTGERPAQTVGRDSVAHPN; this comes from the exons atggcacaccagcaagttcacactggcgagcggccgttcacctgctctgactgtgggaaggcattcactatatcatctcacctactgagacaccagtcagttcacactggcgagcggccgttcacctgctcagactgtgggaaggcattcactatatcatctcacctactgagacaccagtcagttcacactggcgaatggccgttcacctgctcagactgtgggaagggattcacttgctcatctaacctgaaggaacatcagagagttcacactggagagaggccattcacctgctcagactgtgggaagggattcacttctttgtcccaactgaaggtacatcagcgagttcacactggagagaggccgttcacctgctcagactgtgggaagggattcacttgctcatctaacctgaaggaacatcagcgagttcacactggagagaggccattcacctgctcagactgtgggaagggattcacttcttcgtcccatctgaaggtacatcagcgagttcacactggagagaggctgttcacttgctcagactgtgggaagggattcacttcttcgtcccaactgaaggtacaccagcgagttcacactggggagaggccgttcacctgctcagaatgtgggaagggattcacttgctcatctaaactgaaggtacatcagagagttcacaccggggactggccgttcacctgctcagactgtgggaggggattcacttcttcgtcccaactgaaggtacatcagcgagttcacactggggagaggccgttcacctgctcggactgtgggaagggattcacttactcgtcccaactgaaggtacatcagcgagttcacactggagacaggccattcacctgctcagactgtgggaagggattcacaaaaTCATCTcaactactgagacaccagtca caagttcacactggcgagcggccgttcacctgctctgactgtgggaaggcattcactatatcatctcacctactgagacaccagtcagttcacactggcgagcggccgttcacctgctcagactgtgggaaggcattcactatatcatctcacctactgagacaccagtcagttcacactggcgaatggccgttcacctgctcagactgtgggaagggattcacttgctcatctaacctgaaggaacatcagagagttcacactggagagaggccattcacctgctcagactgtgggaagggattcacttctttgtcccaactgaaggtacatcagcgagttcacactggagagaggccgttcacctgctcagactgtgggaagggattcacttgctcatctaacctgaaggaacatcagcgagttcacactggagagaggccattcacctgctcagactgtgggaagggattcacttcttcgtcccatctgaaggtacatcagcgagttcacactggagagaggctgttcacttgctcagactgtgggaagggattcacttcttcgtcccaactgaaggtacaccagcgagttcacactggggagaggccgttcacctgctcagaatgtgggaagggattcacttgctcatctaaactgaaggtacatcagagagttcacaccggggactggccgttcacctgctcagactgtgggaggggattcacttcttcgtcccaactgaaggtacatcagcgagttcacactggggagaggccgttcacctgctcggactgtgggaagggattcacttactcgtcccaactgaaggtacatcagcgagttcacactggagacaggccattcacctgctcagtctgtgggaagggattcactcggtcatccaccctaatggcacaccagcgggttcacacaggggagcagccgttcacctgctcagaatgtgggaagggattcacttgctcatctaaactgaatgaacatcagcgagttcacactggagagaggccattcacctgctcagactgtgggaagggattcagtaaatcatctgacctactgagccaccagtcagttcacactggcgagcggccgttcacctgctcagactgtgggaagggattcacttgctcatctgaactgaaggttcatcaccgagctcacactggggagaggccgttcacctgctcagactgtgggaagggattcactcgaccaTCCCACCTACAGTTGCACAggtctgttcacactggggagtggccgtttacctgctcagtctgtgggaagggattcacttgctcatctaaactgaaggaacaccagagagttcacactggagagaggccattcacctgctcagactgtgggaagggattcacttctttgccccaactgaagatacatcagcgagttcacactggagagaggccattcacctgctcagagtgtgggaagggattcactaaatcatcCTACCTACTGatccaccagtcagttcacaatggcgagtggccgttcacctgctcagactgtgggaagggattcactcagtcatctaaactgaagttacatcagcgagttcacactggggagtggccattcacctgctctgaatgtgggaagggattcattaaatcatcccacctacagttgcacaggtctgttcacaccggggagaggccgttcacctgctcagactgtgggaagggattcacttgctcatctaaactgaagatacatcagcgtgttcacaccggggagaggccattcacctgctcagtgtgtgggaaggggttcactcagtcatctgaactgaaggtacatcggcgagttcacactggggagaggccgttcacctgctcagactgtgggaagggattcactcggtcatctgaactgaaggtacatcagcgagttcacactggagagaggccattcacctgctcagactgtgggaagggattcactaaatcatctcacgtactgagacaccagtcacttCACAGtggcgagcggccgttcacctgctcagactgtgggaagggattcacttgctcatctcaaatgaaggtacatcagcgagttcacactggagagaggccattcacctgctcagactgtgggaagggattcacttgctcatctaaactgaaggaacatcagagagttcacaccggggtctggccgttcacctgctcagactgtgggaagggattcacttgctcatctaaactgaaggtacatcagagagttcacaccggggtctggccgttcacctgctcagactgtgggaaaggattcacttcttcgtcccaactgaaggtacatcagcgagttcacactggagagaggccattcacctgctcagacttagggaagggattcacttgctcatctgaactgaaggtacatcagcgagttcacactggggagaggccgttcacgtgctcagagtgtgggaagggattcactaaatcatctAACCTCCTGagccaccagtcagttcacactggcgagcggcctgctcagactgtgggaagggattcagttgctcatcccaactga